Proteins encoded within one genomic window of Bradyrhizobium sp. AZCC 1719:
- a CDS encoding rhodanese-like domain-containing protein, translating into MLAEADAEVPRISPDEAKGLLGRADVLFLDVREPAEVTASGKVPGAVAIPRGLVEFKADPASAMHDKAFDRTKTVVAYCASGGRSALVGKTLKDMGYGNVRNLGGFKGWLDAGGDVEKG; encoded by the coding sequence ATGCTCGCCGAAGCCGATGCCGAAGTCCCGCGTATCAGTCCCGATGAAGCTAAGGGATTGCTGGGAAGGGCCGATGTACTTTTCCTCGATGTTCGAGAGCCTGCGGAAGTTACCGCCTCTGGAAAAGTTCCGGGTGCTGTCGCCATTCCGCGCGGCCTCGTGGAATTCAAGGCGGATCCTGCCTCTGCGATGCACGATAAGGCCTTCGACCGCACCAAGACGGTTGTTGCTTACTGCGCATCCGGCGGGCGCTCCGCGCTGGTGGGAAAGACGCTGAAGGATATGGGTTACGGCAACGTACGCAATCTCGGCGGCTTCAAAGGCTGGTTGGACGCAGGCGGAGACGTCGAAAAGGGCTGA